A stretch of the Bacillus sp. B-jedd genome encodes the following:
- a CDS encoding ATP-dependent DNA helicase, translating to MEEYKISARLLAEYVFRSGSIEFGFRTAASMTEGTKAHQFVQKQYNEGDQKEVPLRLKINAGEVDFFLEGRCDGLLQEGQVTIVDEIKSTSASLDQIEEQSYPVHWAQAKCYAYMICVLNELEMIDIRLTYIERNTYRTKFFTSTFSKPELAEFVTGMLEIYAPFAKMALRHDMHKLTSAKCLEFPYENFRPGQKKLAASVFRTIRDEGGNLFVNAPTGIGKTISTLFPAVKALGEGYIKSVFYLTARTTTRKAAEEALSHMANCGLHVSSVTLTAKEKICFNEQGGCSADTCDFAKGYYDRLNGAILDIKNNENQLGREVIEAYARKHTLCPFEFSLDLAYLADIVICDYNYIYDPRVSLKRLLDEKKKNAVLLVDEAHNLPDRAREMFSASINKRAFLELKRASKRAKTGLSKSASEVNKFFITTKKQAAGQQEYIFQDFPEKLTDVLKDFIEQAEADLLSSQGASEELIETYYATQNFLRAANLFDERFLLYVYFENGDMFIKIFCLDPADLIKKAGKGYRAKVFFSATLVPHEYFTEMLGDDGEGEYVSIPSPFQSEQIDLFISPTSTRYRDRESAYSRIADTLNELIEERPGNYFCFFPSYVFMERVFEMFRPAENVEVIVQNRQMSEEERESFLANFQTGRNRSLVGFAVMGGIFSEGVDLPGERLNGVAITGVGLPQLSFEREVLKRYYTSVGKRGYDYAYTFPGMIKVLQAGGRLIRSENDTGTILLIDDRFLQTNYLALFPEEWKEFTVI from the coding sequence ATGGAAGAATACAAAATTTCCGCTCGTTTACTTGCTGAATATGTTTTCAGGAGCGGCAGCATTGAATTCGGATTCAGAACAGCCGCCTCAATGACTGAAGGGACCAAAGCGCACCAATTTGTCCAAAAACAATACAACGAAGGTGACCAGAAAGAGGTTCCATTACGTTTAAAGATAAACGCCGGGGAAGTTGACTTCTTTTTGGAAGGAAGGTGTGATGGACTTCTTCAGGAAGGCCAGGTTACGATTGTGGATGAAATAAAATCCACATCCGCCAGCCTGGACCAAATCGAAGAGCAATCGTATCCCGTGCACTGGGCACAGGCTAAATGTTATGCCTACATGATATGTGTCCTTAATGAGTTGGAAATGATCGACATCAGGCTGACTTATATTGAAAGAAATACATATAGGACCAAATTTTTCACCTCCACTTTTTCGAAACCGGAATTGGCCGAATTCGTAACAGGCATGCTGGAGATTTATGCCCCTTTTGCAAAAATGGCCCTTCGGCATGATATGCATAAATTAACGAGTGCGAAATGCCTTGAATTTCCTTATGAGAACTTTAGGCCAGGCCAGAAAAAACTTGCCGCATCCGTCTTCCGGACGATCAGGGATGAAGGCGGGAATCTGTTTGTAAATGCTCCGACAGGAATAGGGAAAACCATTTCCACTCTGTTTCCGGCTGTCAAAGCTTTAGGCGAGGGTTATATAAAGAGTGTGTTTTATCTTACCGCAAGGACCACAACAAGAAAAGCCGCGGAGGAAGCTTTATCCCATATGGCAAACTGCGGCCTTCATGTTTCGTCCGTGACTCTAACTGCCAAGGAAAAAATCTGCTTTAATGAACAGGGAGGCTGTTCCGCTGATACTTGTGATTTTGCAAAAGGATATTATGACAGACTTAACGGGGCAATCCTTGATATAAAGAATAACGAAAACCAATTAGGCCGGGAAGTAATAGAAGCTTATGCCAGGAAGCACACTTTGTGCCCCTTTGAATTCTCACTTGACTTGGCTTATCTGGCCGACATTGTGATTTGCGATTACAACTATATTTATGATCCCCGTGTATCATTGAAAAGGCTCCTGGATGAAAAAAAGAAAAACGCAGTCCTTCTGGTAGATGAAGCACATAACCTTCCAGACAGGGCAAGGGAAATGTTTTCTGCATCTATAAACAAAAGAGCTTTCCTGGAGCTTAAGAGGGCATCTAAAAGGGCCAAAACTGGGCTTTCCAAATCGGCGTCCGAGGTAAATAAGTTTTTCATCACAACGAAAAAACAGGCAGCAGGGCAACAGGAATATATTTTTCAAGACTTCCCAGAAAAATTGACCGACGTGTTGAAGGACTTTATTGAACAAGCTGAAGCAGATTTATTATCGAGCCAGGGAGCATCCGAGGAACTGATAGAAACATATTATGCCACCCAGAATTTTTTACGTGCGGCGAATTTGTTTGATGAACGTTTTTTGCTTTATGTCTATTTTGAAAATGGTGACATGTTCATTAAGATTTTTTGCCTGGATCCCGCGGATTTAATCAAGAAAGCAGGCAAGGGCTACCGGGCGAAAGTCTTTTTTTCAGCAACGCTTGTTCCTCATGAGTATTTTACCGAAATGCTTGGTGACGATGGAGAAGGTGAATATGTTTCGATTCCCTCCCCATTCCAAAGCGAGCAAATAGACTTATTTATCAGTCCTACTTCGACAAGATACCGTGACAGGGAATCTGCGTATAGCCGGATAGCGGATACACTAAATGAATTAATTGAAGAACGGCCTGGCAACTATTTTTGTTTCTTTCCTTCCTATGTTTTCATGGAAAGAGTTTTTGAAATGTTCAGACCCGCTGAAAATGTCGAAGTCATCGTTCAGAACCGGCAAATGAGCGAGGAAGAACGCGAATCCTTCCTTGCCAATTTCCAGACGGGAAGAAACCGGAGCCTGGTAGGATTCGCAGTGATGGGGGGCATATTTTCTGAAGGGGTTGACCTTCCGGGCGAGCGGTTGAATGGAGTTGCCATAACAGGAGTCGGTTTGCCGCAGCTTTCTTTTGAAAGGGAAGTATTGAAGCGTTATTATACTTCAGTAGGCAAGCGTGGCTATGATTACGCTTATACCTTTCCTGGAATGATTAAAGTGTTGCAGGCTGGTGGCAGGCTGATTCGTTCGGAGAATGATACTGGAACCATCCTGCTTATCGATGACCGATTCCTTCAAACCAATTACCTTGCCCTTTTTCCCGAGGAATGGAAGGAATTCACAGTCATTTAA
- a CDS encoding MBL fold metallo-hydrolase — MEKKAEKRIIPMTSIDSGIGEQVTDDLYYFPIQIVNVIFYGRPGEGNDWVLIDAGMPRSGDNIIEEAEERYGKNNPPKALILTHGHFDHVGGITEIIEKWNMPVYAHQLELPFLKGEQDYKEPDPTVEGGLLAKISPYYPNEAITIEGHVQPLPPDGSVPYMEGWKWIHTPGHTQGHVSLYRESDGALIAGDAFVTVRQDSLYKVFTQQQEISGPPRYLTPDWEASRRSVEKLEALHPSIAITGHGRPMEGENLRENLRVLVEKFDEIAIPDYGKFVDGKKD; from the coding sequence ATGGAAAAAAAAGCTGAAAAACGAATCATCCCGATGACTAGCATTGACAGCGGGATTGGTGAACAAGTAACTGATGACCTGTATTACTTTCCCATTCAGATTGTTAATGTTATTTTTTATGGCCGCCCAGGGGAAGGAAATGACTGGGTTCTGATAGATGCAGGCATGCCAAGGTCAGGGGATAATATCATTGAAGAAGCCGAGGAGCGTTATGGCAAAAATAATCCGCCGAAAGCATTAATTCTTACTCACGGTCATTTTGACCACGTCGGAGGAATTACGGAAATAATTGAGAAGTGGAATATGCCTGTATACGCTCACCAGCTCGAACTGCCATTTTTAAAGGGCGAACAGGATTATAAGGAACCCGATCCAACAGTCGAGGGAGGGCTTTTGGCGAAAATTTCACCTTATTATCCGAATGAAGCGATAACCATTGAGGGCCATGTCCAACCATTGCCGCCGGATGGTTCGGTTCCTTATATGGAAGGCTGGAAATGGATTCATACTCCAGGTCATACCCAAGGACATGTGTCTTTGTACCGTGAATCTGATGGTGCGTTAATAGCGGGTGATGCGTTCGTGACGGTCAGGCAGGACTCCCTCTATAAGGTTTTCACTCAGCAACAGGAAATAAGCGGCCCGCCTAGGTATCTTACACCTGATTGGGAAGCCTCCAGAAGATCAGTGGAAAAACTCGAAGCTTTGCATCCATCTATCGCAATTACCGGGCATGGAAGGCCGATGGAAGGGGAAAACCTGCGCGAAAACTTGCGGGTCCTTGTCGAAAAATTCGATGAGATTGCCATTCCCGATTATGGAAAGTTCGTTGATGGAAAGAAGGACTGA
- a CDS encoding dipeptidase: MDQQLREYFLHNREKQLTELKEFLAIPSISALPSHKEEMGRAADWAARMLEKIGLDRVEVITGNGHPLVYAEWLKAPGKPTVLFYGHYDVQPVDPVELWDSPPFEAEVRDNKLYARGSSDDKGQVFMHMKAIEAIIETQGTLPVNVKFIIEGEEEIGSPTLPSFVENNKELLKADVLVISDTTLLERGKPAIVYGLRGLAGIQIDVKGAAGDLHSGLYGGAVQNPIHALVEILSSLRAKNGVITVDGFYDKVRQLTEEERAEFASLGQSEETLKAQLGVPDLHGEEGFTALERLWARPTLEVNGIYGGFQGDGIKTVIPSEAHAKITCRLVPDQDPQEIADMLEEHVKKVVPPGVTVSVSQFDKGAPFITPFDHPAIQAAGQAYEEVYGVPTAYIRGGGSIPIVAAFSDILSIPVVMMGFGLADENFHAPNEHFNLENFDKGLEVLTRYLYKLNNVI; encoded by the coding sequence ATGGATCAACAGCTTCGCGAATATTTTTTACATAACAGGGAAAAGCAGTTAACCGAATTAAAAGAATTCCTTGCCATTCCAAGCATTTCCGCCCTTCCTTCCCACAAGGAGGAAATGGGCAGAGCAGCAGATTGGGCGGCAAGGATGCTCGAGAAAATCGGCTTGGACCGTGTAGAGGTCATAACTGGAAACGGCCATCCGCTCGTATATGCCGAATGGCTTAAAGCACCAGGCAAACCGACAGTCTTATTTTACGGCCATTATGATGTACAGCCCGTAGATCCGGTTGAGTTGTGGGACAGCCCTCCTTTTGAGGCAGAAGTACGGGATAACAAGCTTTATGCACGGGGATCAAGTGATGATAAAGGCCAGGTTTTCATGCATATGAAAGCAATCGAGGCAATCATAGAAACGCAAGGAACCCTGCCCGTAAACGTTAAGTTCATTATTGAAGGAGAAGAGGAGATAGGCAGCCCAACCCTCCCTTCTTTTGTTGAAAATAATAAAGAACTGCTCAAGGCGGACGTGCTGGTTATATCCGATACAACCCTCCTTGAACGTGGCAAGCCGGCAATTGTATATGGCTTGCGTGGTTTGGCAGGCATCCAGATCGATGTAAAGGGAGCCGCAGGCGACCTCCACTCTGGCCTGTACGGCGGCGCAGTGCAAAATCCGATCCATGCCCTGGTGGAAATCCTTTCTTCTTTGCGTGCGAAGAACGGAGTTATTACAGTTGACGGGTTTTACGATAAGGTAAGGCAGCTGACAGAAGAGGAGCGGGCGGAATTTGCAAGCCTCGGACAAAGTGAGGAAACCTTGAAAGCACAGCTTGGTGTGCCGGATCTCCATGGGGAGGAAGGCTTTACCGCGTTGGAGCGGCTATGGGCCAGACCGACATTAGAAGTGAATGGCATCTATGGCGGATTTCAGGGTGATGGAATCAAGACCGTCATCCCGTCTGAAGCTCATGCAAAAATCACTTGCCGTCTCGTTCCTGACCAGGATCCGCAAGAGATTGCAGATATGCTTGAGGAACATGTGAAGAAAGTGGTTCCCCCTGGTGTGACGGTTTCCGTCTCGCAGTTCGACAAGGGCGCCCCTTTCATCACACCTTTCGACCACCCTGCCATTCAGGCTGCAGGCCAGGCTTATGAAGAAGTTTATGGTGTGCCGACTGCTTATATCCGCGGCGGTGGATCCATCCCAATCGTGGCCGCCTTCAGCGACATTCTTTCCATCCCTGTGGTCATGATGGGCTTTGGGCTTGCCGATGAAAATTTCCATGCACCGAATGAACACTTTAATCTGGAGAATTTCGATAAGGGCTTGGAAGTCCTTACCCGGTATTTATACAAGCTAAATAACGTTATTTAA
- a CDS encoding YkvA family protein has translation MRKFWKRIKLVFTIKKFGPFLLDFYKSTTVPAKKKFLSLAFMAGYLLFPFDAIPDFLTGFGLLDDAAVLLFVLQQIIKLAPASLRDKHDMRHE, from the coding sequence ATGCGAAAATTTTGGAAAAGGATTAAATTAGTTTTCACGATAAAAAAGTTCGGCCCTTTCCTATTGGATTTTTATAAATCAACGACAGTCCCCGCGAAAAAAAAGTTCCTATCCTTAGCGTTCATGGCGGGATACTTGCTGTTTCCTTTTGATGCCATTCCTGACTTCCTGACAGGATTCGGACTTCTTGATGATGCCGCTGTTCTGTTATTCGTCCTGCAGCAAATCATAAAGCTGGCACCTGCTTCCCTTAGGGACAAGCACGATATGCGCCATGAATAA
- a CDS encoding TerC family protein has protein sequence MELFSPAFWSALFSLVIIDLVLAGDNAIVIGLAARRLPKDQQKKAIIWGTFGAIIIRATATIFVVWLLKIPGLHFVGGVLLVWIAYKLLTDESEHDLKAGTTFWGAIKTIIIADAMMGLDNVLAVAGAANGHPLLVIIGLLISVPIVVWGSTIILKWMERFPIIITFGAGVLAFTAAKMITDEDFLAGVFEDNPVVKWSFIAIVIIAVIFTGKFKQKLAEQH, from the coding sequence ATGGAGTTATTTTCACCAGCGTTTTGGTCAGCCTTATTTTCCCTTGTCATCATCGACCTTGTCCTTGCAGGGGATAATGCGATAGTCATAGGGCTCGCAGCAAGAAGACTCCCGAAAGACCAGCAAAAGAAAGCAATCATTTGGGGAACATTTGGCGCAATTATTATCCGTGCCACCGCCACAATCTTCGTCGTCTGGCTATTAAAAATACCCGGTTTACATTTTGTTGGAGGGGTTTTGCTCGTTTGGATTGCGTACAAGCTTCTTACCGATGAAAGTGAACATGACTTGAAAGCAGGGACTACCTTTTGGGGAGCGATAAAAACAATTATCATCGCTGACGCAATGATGGGGCTTGATAACGTCCTGGCAGTTGCTGGTGCGGCCAACGGCCATCCTCTTCTTGTCATCATTGGACTGTTGATATCTGTACCTATTGTCGTCTGGGGCAGTACGATTATTCTGAAATGGATGGAAAGGTTCCCGATTATTATTACATTCGGGGCAGGGGTATTGGCTTTTACTGCTGCAAAGATGATTACGGACGAAGATTTCCTGGCTGGAGTCTTTGAGGACAACCCTGTCGTCAAGTGGAGCTTTATTGCAATAGTTATCATTGCCGTTATTTTCACCGGCAAATTTAAGCAAAAGCTTGCCGAACAGCATTAA
- the paaA gene encoding 1,2-phenylacetyl-CoA epoxidase subunit PaaA, with protein MERFVKKINAGEKIEADDWMPEEYRKTLIKLISMHGISEIMGALPEKEWVPKAPSLKRKLGIMAKVQDEMGHGQLLLRVAEDLMKPYGKNRENIMEDLFSGDLKFHNVFHMEAPTWADAGLIGWLVDGAAIITQTNMLDASYGPYARALKRICAEEVFHAQHGESIIIALAEGTKEQKAMIQDSLDRWWDSLLMFFGPGDASTTGTSKQDITIKYKIRTKTNEQLRQDFFTKYIPRVLSLGLTLPDETMLFDEASGLWIYRQPDWSQFKQIIKNKGPKSEERLRLRKISYETNAWVREALGKEVVS; from the coding sequence ATGGAAAGGTTCGTAAAGAAAATTAATGCCGGCGAAAAGATTGAAGCAGACGATTGGATGCCTGAGGAGTACAGGAAGACGCTCATCAAACTTATTTCAATGCATGGAATCAGTGAGATTATGGGTGCGCTCCCTGAAAAGGAATGGGTGCCTAAAGCGCCGTCACTCAAGAGAAAGCTGGGCATAATGGCAAAAGTCCAGGATGAGATGGGACACGGACAGCTTTTGCTAAGGGTTGCAGAGGATTTAATGAAGCCATATGGGAAAAACCGCGAAAACATCATGGAGGATTTGTTCAGCGGCGACCTGAAGTTTCATAATGTATTCCATATGGAAGCGCCAACTTGGGCGGATGCTGGCCTGATTGGCTGGCTCGTTGACGGAGCCGCGATTATTACCCAAACGAATATGCTGGATGCGTCGTACGGTCCCTATGCCAGGGCGCTGAAAAGGATATGCGCCGAGGAAGTTTTCCATGCCCAGCATGGCGAATCGATTATTATCGCCCTTGCGGAAGGGACTAAAGAGCAAAAAGCGATGATTCAGGATTCACTGGATCGCTGGTGGGACTCCCTATTGATGTTTTTCGGGCCTGGTGATGCTTCAACAACGGGGACATCAAAGCAGGACATTACGATTAAATATAAAATACGGACGAAAACAAATGAGCAGCTTAGACAGGATTTCTTCACGAAATATATTCCGCGCGTCCTTTCGCTCGGTTTGACACTGCCAGATGAAACGATGCTGTTTGATGAGGCAAGCGGACTGTGGATATACCGTCAGCCCGATTGGAGCCAATTCAAACAAATCATTAAAAATAAAGGGCCGAAGTCAGAGGAAAGGCTGCGACTTAGAAAAATCTCGTATGAAACAAATGCCTGGGTGAGGGAGGCACTGGGAAAAGAAGTTGTTTCCTGA
- the paaB gene encoding 1,2-phenylacetyl-CoA epoxidase subunit PaaB, whose protein sequence is MPEQRFYREYEVFSRRTATSPMQYQFSLLAPNEELALVMAQENFMRREPVSDIWVVERTAIRKMTAEEKESLQRLDNKDYRNTKGYGYLKKKWRQYEQEMLDEKEIMSWGGGGGSANQNTGSGG, encoded by the coding sequence TTGCCGGAACAAAGATTTTACCGCGAATATGAGGTATTCAGCAGAAGGACTGCCACCTCGCCGATGCAGTATCAGTTTTCATTGCTTGCTCCAAACGAGGAACTAGCTCTTGTCATGGCGCAGGAAAACTTTATGCGGCGTGAGCCTGTTTCGGATATATGGGTGGTCGAGCGGACAGCCATCCGCAAAATGACGGCAGAAGAGAAAGAATCCCTGCAAAGGCTCGATAACAAGGATTATCGGAATACGAAGGGATATGGATACTTAAAAAAGAAATGGCGCCAGTATGAACAGGAAATGCTGGATGAAAAGGAAATCATGTCATGGGGAGGCGGAGGCGGAAGTGCAAATCAAAACACCGGAAGCGGCGGCTGA
- the paaC gene encoding 1,2-phenylacetyl-CoA epoxidase subunit PaaC, translated as MQIKTPEAAAENLLYKEALIDLLFQLADDDFIVAFRGSEWLGLAPHIEEDVAFASISQDTMGHATIFYKLLEDLGAGKIDDLAHGRQADERKNAVLLEMVNGPGTYLEEPQYDWAFAVVRHYFYTAAKRIRMASLMNCSYMPLAEAAARVNIELYYHHLHWKTWFTQLASAGGEARTRMQSAIQKASGGVGELFSYGNKEKEITGLGLIAESAELHRKWLEEMNQVFNSVGCQMPEQSGQISSSGRDGRHTKDLTGALSILSEVYNLDPAAVW; from the coding sequence GTGCAAATCAAAACACCGGAAGCGGCGGCTGAAAATTTGCTTTATAAGGAAGCACTCATCGATTTGCTTTTCCAGCTGGCAGACGATGATTTTATTGTTGCGTTCAGGGGATCTGAGTGGCTTGGACTCGCACCGCATATTGAAGAGGATGTCGCCTTTGCGTCGATCAGCCAGGATACAATGGGACATGCAACGATATTTTATAAGCTGTTAGAGGATTTGGGTGCAGGCAAAATCGACGACCTGGCACACGGAAGGCAGGCAGATGAAAGGAAAAACGCCGTTCTGCTGGAAATGGTCAATGGGCCAGGGACTTATTTGGAAGAACCGCAATATGACTGGGCTTTCGCTGTCGTCAGGCATTATTTTTATACAGCAGCGAAAAGAATCAGGATGGCTTCCCTGATGAATTGCTCGTACATGCCACTCGCCGAGGCTGCGGCCCGGGTGAACATCGAGCTATATTATCACCATCTTCACTGGAAAACATGGTTTACACAGCTCGCTTCTGCCGGCGGGGAAGCACGGACACGCATGCAGTCCGCGATTCAGAAAGCATCGGGAGGGGTTGGCGAGCTATTTTCTTATGGAAATAAGGAGAAAGAAATTACGGGCTTAGGTTTGATTGCTGAAAGCGCCGAGCTGCATAGGAAGTGGCTCGAAGAAATGAACCAGGTCTTCAACTCTGTCGGCTGCCAAATGCCGGAACAATCCGGACAAATTAGCAGCAGCGGTCGTGATGGCAGGCATACGAAGGATCTTACAGGTGCGCTCTCCATTTTAAGTGAAGTGTACAATCTTGATCCAGCTGCAGTATGGTAA
- the paaD gene encoding 1,2-phenylacetyl-CoA epoxidase subunit PaaD: protein MLPEKLAEEAVLKALYSVMDPEIPSISIVDLGMLQEYKIEGTRVEVILIPTFLGCPALDIIKANTEQALLAEGEFTEANVHFQYNQIWTTDRVTEEGRKRLKEFGIAPPPRELKDGGWEVDCPFCGSPYTTLENIFGPAACRSILYCRSCKNPFEAMKPVSTLM, encoded by the coding sequence ATGCTGCCAGAAAAACTTGCAGAAGAGGCCGTTTTGAAAGCGCTTTATTCCGTTATGGATCCTGAAATCCCTTCCATTTCAATCGTGGACCTCGGGATGCTACAGGAATATAAAATAGAAGGAACACGGGTGGAAGTAATCCTGATCCCAACCTTCCTCGGCTGCCCAGCCCTCGATATCATTAAGGCAAATACTGAACAGGCGCTGCTTGCCGAGGGGGAGTTTACGGAAGCGAACGTGCACTTTCAGTACAACCAAATCTGGACAACCGACAGGGTTACAGAAGAAGGCAGAAAAAGATTAAAGGAATTTGGCATTGCCCCTCCTCCGCGTGAATTGAAGGATGGAGGCTGGGAAGTCGATTGTCCGTTTTGCGGTTCGCCATATACGACTCTTGAAAATATATTCGGTCCAGCTGCATGCCGCAGCATTCTTTACTGCCGCTCCTGCAAAAATCCGTTTGAAGCAATGAAACCGGTATCTACATTGATGTAG
- a CDS encoding EthD family reductase yields MIKMIALYKHPENKEAFDEHYFNTHGPLTAKIPGLKKMEVTRVIGSPMGGEGKYYLMCVMYYEDMASFKAAMKTDEAKASGKDVMSFAGDLVTMMIGEDVNE; encoded by the coding sequence ATGATAAAAATGATCGCACTTTATAAGCATCCGGAAAACAAGGAGGCCTTCGATGAACATTACTTTAACACCCACGGTCCACTGACGGCTAAAATCCCCGGACTGAAGAAGATGGAAGTCACGAGAGTCATTGGGAGCCCCATGGGAGGGGAAGGCAAGTATTATCTTATGTGCGTCATGTATTACGAAGATATGGCTTCATTTAAGGCAGCGATGAAAACAGATGAAGCGAAGGCATCAGGAAAGGATGTTATGAGTTTTGCCGGTGACCTTGTCACGATGATGATTGGCGAGGATGTAAATGAGTAG
- a CDS encoding enoyl-CoA hydratase/isomerase family protein, with protein sequence MSSSPRFIEIRTEGPVAFIELNRPEVLNALNRQMIAEILAAMEEFDRDEAIRVIVLSGKGRCFAAGADIDEMAEAHSVEMELLNQFTDWDRLSWIKKPIIGAVHGFALGGAFELALCCDLLFAAEDAEFGFPEVLLGIMPGAGGTVRLTKLAGKTKAMEWLFTGKRISAKEARDFGLVNQLYAKESLMEETARYARQLANMPPISIRYIKESVLKAIDASIYEGMQFERKNFSLLFSTADQKEGMKAFIEKRKAKFEGR encoded by the coding sequence ATGAGTAGCAGCCCAAGATTTATTGAAATACGGACGGAAGGGCCCGTCGCCTTTATTGAATTGAACAGGCCAGAAGTCCTGAACGCGCTGAACAGGCAAATGATTGCTGAAATACTTGCCGCCATGGAAGAGTTCGACCGCGATGAGGCAATCAGGGTTATTGTTTTGAGCGGAAAAGGACGATGTTTCGCGGCGGGGGCAGACATCGATGAAATGGCGGAAGCCCATTCGGTCGAAATGGAACTTCTCAATCAGTTTACCGACTGGGACCGGCTGTCGTGGATCAAAAAACCTATTATCGGAGCAGTGCATGGTTTCGCGCTTGGCGGGGCTTTCGAACTTGCGTTATGCTGCGATTTGCTTTTTGCAGCGGAGGATGCTGAATTCGGCTTTCCTGAAGTGCTTCTTGGCATCATGCCTGGAGCAGGCGGCACGGTCAGGCTGACGAAGCTGGCCGGCAAGACAAAAGCGATGGAATGGTTGTTTACAGGCAAGCGGATTTCAGCAAAAGAAGCCCGTGATTTCGGACTTGTCAACCAGCTTTATGCAAAGGAATCACTCATGGAGGAAACGGCACGATACGCGCGGCAACTCGCGAATATGCCTCCAATTTCAATCAGGTATATTAAGGAATCCGTTCTTAAAGCAATCGACGCTTCCATTTATGAAGGAATGCAATTTGAGCGGAAGAATTTCTCGCTTTTATTTTCAACGGCTGACCAGAAAGAAGGAATGAAGGCTTTTATCGAGAAAAGAAAGGCTAAGTTCGAGGGCCGGTAA
- a CDS encoding enoyl-CoA hydratase-related protein yields MFETVIYEVKGAVAWITLNRPDKLNAFTAALNKDVASAVRAAAKDREVRCIVITGAGRAFCSGQDLGDVDETTDYGDVLRNCYNPMVMEIEKCEKPIIAAVNGVAAGAGMSLALACDFRILSEKASFVQAFIHVGLVPDAGNLYYLPKLVGHAKALELAVLGEKVSAGECLTLGLATKVVSPESFAEETGAFADRIAAMPTKAISLIKRNLKASWESGIGDFLERDAQSQRIASLTEDHKEGVMAFLQKRKPEFKGK; encoded by the coding sequence TTGTTCGAAACGGTCATTTATGAAGTAAAAGGCGCTGTTGCCTGGATTACACTTAACCGGCCAGATAAACTGAATGCATTTACAGCCGCGTTAAATAAGGATGTGGCATCGGCAGTCCGCGCGGCGGCCAAAGACCGGGAAGTTCGCTGCATTGTCATAACAGGTGCCGGCCGTGCTTTTTGCTCTGGGCAGGATTTGGGAGATGTGGATGAAACAACGGATTATGGCGATGTCCTTAGAAACTGTTACAACCCAATGGTAATGGAAATAGAAAAGTGTGAAAAGCCAATCATCGCGGCGGTAAATGGTGTGGCCGCCGGCGCCGGAATGAGCCTCGCCCTCGCTTGTGATTTCAGGATTCTGTCCGAAAAAGCGAGTTTTGTTCAAGCGTTTATTCATGTCGGACTCGTTCCCGATGCCGGAAACCTTTATTACTTGCCTAAACTTGTCGGCCATGCGAAAGCCCTGGAACTTGCTGTTCTCGGCGAAAAAGTCTCAGCCGGTGAATGTTTAACGCTCGGACTTGCGACAAAAGTTGTTTCTCCCGAGTCATTTGCCGAAGAAACCGGCGCGTTCGCAGACAGGATCGCCGCCATGCCAACAAAAGCGATCAGCTTAATCAAAAGGAACCTTAAGGCAAGCTGGGAAAGCGGCATCGGCGATTTCCTTGAAAGAGATGCCCAGAGCCAAAGGATTGCCAGTCTGACTGAAGACCACAAGGAAGGCGTCATGGCCTTTTTGCAAAAGAGAAAACCAGAATTCAAGGGGAAATAG